CGGAAAACAAATCCGCCGTTAAAATGCTTACCCCCGCCGACGGCGAAGAAGGAATAATTAATTTTGTGCTGGAAACGGTTAAAAAGGCCGGCGCTTCCGCCTGCCCGCCCTATATAATAGGAATAGGTATAGGCGGCAACCTTGAACGCGCGCCGTATCTTGCCAAAAAAGCGCTGCTGCGCGAAATAGGAAGTTCTAATACCAGCAAAGAAGCCGCAGTACTTGAAAAAAAGATACTTAAACTGATAAACAAACTTAACATCGGCCCGCTTGGGTTCGGCGGAATAACCACGGCATTATCGGTAATGGTGGAAACTTTCCCGTGCCACATAGCAAGCCTGCCCGTAGCTGTAAATATTCAGTGCCATTCTTCAAGGCATAAATCAATAACAATATAGCTTTACCCGGAGGACGTTTTGAAAAAGATTACCACCCCGCTTGACGCGGAGACAATAGAGGATTTAACGACCGGCGACGAAGTGCTTATTTCCGGCACCATATACACAATGCGCGACGCGGCCCACGCCCGGATAGCGGAGATGGTGGCAAAAAAGGAAAAACTTCCGCTTGATTTTAAAAATCAGATTATTTATTACTGCGGCCCCACACCGGCACGCGACGGCAATGCCATAGGTTCATGCGGCCCCACCACATCATCGCGCATGGATAAATTCACCCCTATGCTTTTAAACCTTGGCATAAAAGGCATGATAGGAAAAGGCGAACGCGCCACACCGGTAAAAGACGCTATTGCAAAGAATAAAGCAATTTATTTTTCCGCGCTTGGCGGCTTAGGCGCGGAATACGCCAGGTCGGTTGTAAAGTCCGAAGTGGTGGCTTTCGCGGAACTTGGCCCGGAGGCAATTTACAAGCTGGAAGTGGAAGATTTTTACGCAGTGGTTATAGATGACACAAAGGGAAATGACTTATATTCAATGTTCCACTTCAGTTAAGCATAACCGGCCTTTTTTATTCCGATATAACAAGCCCGCACGGAAATACCGCCAGAACATCCCTTAAATATAATTTCCTTCCGTCCGCCTTTACCGTTTTACCGGTTATCGCGCACGTAAAAACCTGCGGCGGATCTTCGGGCAGTATTATGTGAGTATCGCCCCAGACGTGTTCACCCGCGGGCATTTCATCTTCGCGTACCATCATAGAAGTAAACCTTGGCGCCGCAATCACGGCAAGTTTTTTATCCTTATCCCTTGCAAACGTAACAACTTTATCCGCGTGCCTGCCTGCGGTTTTTAAACTTACAAACCCGCCGTTTGTAAATAGCTGTTCTTCTTTGCGCCTTGCGTTAAGCATTTTAAATATTAAGAACTGCTTTACAAGCCCGCTTTTATACTTTGCTAAAATTTCCGCGGTAAAAGAAGGGTCATTTTCCCTTTCTTTTATTATCGCGGCGTTATTTTGAATTACGCCGTAATCCAAAGCCCTTCTGTTGTCCGGATCCACAAAAGCAAATTCCCACAGCTCTGTGCCGCGGTAAAAGTCCGGGACTCCCGGCGCCGCTATTTTTATGCAGGCCTGCGATAAAGAATTTAGCACGCCGTAAAAAGAAACTTTTTTTACAAAAGGCAGAAAATCGTGCAGAAAATCCTTCCCCGTTACAGGGTCTGTTATCTTCATCGCAAAATCAGTTACAGCGTTTTCATAAATTTCATCCGGCTTTATCCATGCTGTGTATACTTTTGCTTCCCTTACCGCTTTTATCACAAAATCCTTAACCCTTTCCCTGAAACCCGGCACTTCTGCTTCATTAAACGGCCATGCTGACAGTAAAGCCTGATACACCATGTATTCATCATTTTTGCTTATCACAGCCGGCCTTACCGCGTAATTGACAGACGCCCATTTTTTAGTTCTTTCCGACCATGCCTTCGGCATTTCCGAAAGCACATTAAGCCTTGCCCTTGAATCTTCCCCCCTTTTTGCGTCATGGGTGGACGTGGCATTCATGGTATGCGGCCAAAGCCTGGCGCGTTCCAGGCAAAAATTATTGAATTCCCTGATACTTATCCCAAATTTGTCAGGGCTGCTTCCCACTTCGTTTAAAGACAGCAGCCTGTTATATATGTATAAAAACGTGTCTTCAAAACCCTTTGCCATAAGCGGCCCTGTCAGCTGCTGAAGTTTCATGACCACTTTTATCCATCCCTGTTTTGCCGGTTCATCCATAAAATCATCAAATTCAAGCAGAAGAAACTTTTTCATGAAATCAAGTTCATACGACAGCCCCGGCGCGTTTCTCTTTGCCGCTTCTATCGTTTCCTTTATATACGCGGTATCCTTGTCTGTTACGTATTCATTATTTACATAAGCCCTGTAAACAGGGAAAAAAGCAAGCACTTCCACAAGGGCTCGCTTTATTCCATACATTGTAATGTCGCTTCCATGCCTGTATTTTGACATTATATCTTTGATAGCAGAGGCCAAATTATCAACATCACCGGCCATTCTTTTTCCTATAATAAGCCTCTTTTTCGCGGTCATAACGCCATAGTAATCAAACTGCGCGCCTGTAAATTTTTCATACGCCTTTGTCATCTCTTTTTCATTTTTCTGCATCACAAAAATACCGTTCACATAATTCATAAAATCATATCCTGTCGTGCCCTGAACTGTCCAGTACGCGGGAAGTTTTTCCGTGCTTTCAAGTATTTTTTCCACAACAATATATGCTTCAGGCGCGGCTTTTTTTAAAATTCTGATGTACGCGGTGGGGTCATACAGCCCGTCAATATGGTCTATCCTTAATCCTGATATAAGCCCTTTGGAAATAAGTTCAAGCACAAGCCTGTGAATGGCGTTAAATACTTCGGGTTCTTCAACCTTTACGGATATAAGCCCGTTTATGTTAAAAAACCTCCTGTAATTTATCTCTTCAGACGCCACTTTCCACAGCGCCAGGCGGAAATACTGTTCTTTTAAAAGCGCGTCCAGCAGGTTAAATGATTCAGGTTTCCCCGGTTCTCCGTTATACAAAGTTACAATCCCGTCAATATATGTTTTTATTTCCCCGCCCGATTCATACAGTTCCCACAAAATGGACTTGACAAAATCTATCTGCTCTTTCCTTTCGGTGACATCATCAATACCTTTCAGGTTCTTAAGCACATACAGCGCGCCGGTAAAACGCATATAGTCGTTATTTTTTCTGCCCAGCTTTTTTTTAAGTTCATCAATACCGCCGGTAAAGAAAGAATAATATGATTTTATGGCTATGGGAAAAGAGTGTTCATAATAACCGGCGGTTAGCCCGTCTTTTGAATATTGAACCTTTATTTTTCCGCTCTCAAGCGCTTCGCCGTATGGTTCTCCAAGAAAAGGCGCCAGCAGCCTGCCGTGCATGCTTTCAAATGAATGGCCCCAGGTAACATCAAAAAAATTTTTATATTTGGAATCTATCCCGCTTTCAAGGACATCCATAAGCATATAATTATCTTTTGTAAATGCCATATGATTGGGCACAATATCCTGAACCCATGACACCCCCTGCGCCGCGCACGCTTTTACGGCTTTTTCAAACCCGGTGATACCGCCTATTTCGCAGCTTATCTTTCCCGGATCCGTGACATCATAACCGTGCGTGGAGCCTTCCGCGGCTTTAAAAACAGGGGAAGCGTAAACATCAGAAAAGCCCATTAAAGACAGGTAGCCGGCAAGTTCCGCGGCCCGTGCCAGCGGAAAATCTTTATTAAACTGAAACCTGTACGTCGCGCGCGGTATATTCATCAGAACACCTTTACCCCAAGAAGTTCCCCGATTGAATTAAAGGCATCAAGCCACTTCATGGCGTCTGCATCGCCGGATGCCGCTTTTTCCGAATACAATCCGTAAAGCCTTTTTCCCATCCTGTAATAAACATTCTGAGCGCGCCAGAAATTAATATCCTTTTTCATATCATTTAAGACTTCAAGGGTCTCTTTTGTTTTTTCCATAAGCTGTGTGCCGTCTGTTTCTTCCAGCGCCATCTCCATTATATCGGCTATTTCGCCGCCCACAACCATTCTCATAATGTTCCTGTCCGGTTCAACCCCCCACTTTTTTATTTCCGTTACAACACGTCCAAGTTCTTCGGGCTGCGGCTCTTTTGTTTCCATCAGCTCTTTCATCCATTCATTTAATACAAATTCCACGGAGGTTAAAAAAGCTTTGGGCACATAAATCCCTTTTTCTTTTATTACCGACATTATCTGGTAATTGGATTCGTAAATCTGTGAATAGAGCGCGGATATGTTGTTCATGATGGGCTGGAATATCTTGTTTAAAATATCGTTCTGCTCCGCCTTAAAAAGGTGCCACAGCGAATAGTTATATTTTTCAAACCTTTCATCAATTGCCCTTACCGAATCCTGAACACTGTTGCTTAAAAACGCTTCTTTTATGCTGCCGTGCATTTCATTAAACGTTTCTTCCGTGGTGTACGGCCTTACCCCTGCAACTATATTGTGGTCCCCCAGATGCAGCACGGCAAAACTTACTTTTTCCTCTTCAAAAGTAATGTCAGATTTCATATACGCGTGGCCTATTGCAAGCCTCTGCCTTCCGGCTTCCAGTTTTTCAAAACTTCCCACATTTACGGAATAGCAATAAACTTTGGGATTTTCACGGTATTCTTCAAAAAGCGACGAAACCGCGAAATGCACGCTTACGCGGAAAAGGTCAATCATGGCGGGTTTTACAAACTTTTCAAACACACGCGCCCCGTCTTTGTACTCGTGGATATTGCTCTTTGCTTTTGCTATTGTGTTTACAAATTCGGGTTCCAGGTCAGGGCCGCCGCACTGCCTTAAAAGCTGTATGGACCTTGCGGCATACTGCATTATCTGTGTTGTCTCTATCCCTGACACTTCGTCAAAAAACCAGCCGCAGCTTGTGTACATTAAAAGCGCGTTGTGCTGAAGTTCAAGCAGCCTTGCAGCCTCTGTCAGTTCTTTTCCTTCAACTTTCCTGCCGGAATGTTCCTGAAGCAGCTTCTGAATTGAATCTTCCCCCGGTTCCAGTATTACCTTTATATAATCATCCCTTAATTTCCACGGCTGTTGCGAATATTTTACGGCTTTTTGTTCATAAAAATCCGCCATTTTATCCCTTGCGCTGTCAAAAGCTTCCCTTAAAGGTTCGCGCCACTTCTGTTCCCATCCATGCTTTGTCCCGGAATTACATCCGCAGTCCGACTTCCATCTTTCCACCCCGTGTATGCAGCTCCACGAGCTGTTGTCATATATTCTGACTTCATGCTGAGGCGGGAATTTTTCCAGATATTCCCCGAAAACAGTTATCTTAGCCAGCTGTTTTGTTTCAATTTCATAAACGCAGTACGCAAGCGCCATATCGCCATGCACCTGATGATGTCCGTAAGTCTCGCCGTCGGTGGCTATGCTTACGATTTCCGGCCCGGTTTCTTCCGCGGAAAAAGCCCCCATAAGCCTGTCCCTTAAAACCTCGCCGCTGCTTAAAAGCCCGCCAAAACCAATGTCCTGCGATATAGGGCCGTCATAAAAAAATATATCAATAAATTTTCCCGAAGGAAGAAAACACCTGTAAGGCCTTTTGGGGTCAACCCTGCCTTCGCTTACGCTTTCCCATTCCGTGCCGTTTATTTCCTTTATTTCAGATGCCTGCCTTGGCGCCAGTATTGTAAACTTAATATTTTCCTGCGCCAGAATTTCAAGGGTTTCCAGGTCAGCCGCGGTTTCAGCAAGCCACATGCCTTCCGGGTACCTTCCAAACCTGTGCTGAAAATCGGCAATACCCCATCTTACCTGTGTTTCTTTATCACGCTTTGACGCAAGCGGCATAATAATATGGTTGTATACCTGGGCAATGGCGGACCCATGCCCGCCAAAATAATTGCGGCTTAAGATATCCGCTTCTATTATGGACCTGTACACATCAGGTTTTTTCTTTTCCATCCAGGATAAAAGCGTAGGCCCAAAATTAAAACTTATTTTAGAGTAGTTATTTACAATATCAACTATTTTTTTGTCCTCATCAAGTATCCTGGAAGCTGCATTTGGGGCGTAGCATTCAGCTGTTATCCTTTCATTCCAGTCATGATAAGGAAAAGCGGAATCCTGAAGTTCTATCTCTCTTAGCCAGGGATTCTCCCTTGGAGGCTGATAAAAATGGCCGTGTACGCATATATATTTGTTCATTTGCCCTCCTTAACATAAAAACCAAAAGATAAAGGTTTTATTGTACCGTCATCTCCGGCCTGTACCGTGTATCCATCCGCCTTAAGTTTATACGCGGCCTCCCCAAAATTAAGCGCAAGTATGCTGTTTTCCCCTTCACATTCGTATTTTATTATAACACAGGAATCTTCTATACTTACCTGCCTGACAGTTTTTTCATCATTAAAACACCGCGTTTTTTTACGTATGTCAATAAGGCGCTTGTATAAATCAAACATCTCCGCGCCCGCGCCATTTTCATGTTTTGAAAAATCAGGGGACGAATTAAGAAACGTGCTTTCAGAATAAGGGTCAGGCGGTTCTTCGCCGTCTTTTAAAAATCCCGCGAATTCTTTTTTGCGG
This DNA window, taken from Candidatus Goldiibacteriota bacterium HGW-Goldbacteria-1, encodes the following:
- the treY gene encoding malto-oligosyltrehalose synthase, coding for MNIPRATYRFQFNKDFPLARAAELAGYLSLMGFSDVYASPVFKAAEGSTHGYDVTDPGKISCEIGGITGFEKAVKACAAQGVSWVQDIVPNHMAFTKDNYMLMDVLESGIDSKYKNFFDVTWGHSFESMHGRLLAPFLGEPYGEALESGKIKVQYSKDGLTAGYYEHSFPIAIKSYYSFFTGGIDELKKKLGRKNNDYMRFTGALYVLKNLKGIDDVTERKEQIDFVKSILWELYESGGEIKTYIDGIVTLYNGEPGKPESFNLLDALLKEQYFRLALWKVASEEINYRRFFNINGLISVKVEEPEVFNAIHRLVLELISKGLISGLRIDHIDGLYDPTAYIRILKKAAPEAYIVVEKILESTEKLPAYWTVQGTTGYDFMNYVNGIFVMQKNEKEMTKAYEKFTGAQFDYYGVMTAKKRLIIGKRMAGDVDNLASAIKDIMSKYRHGSDITMYGIKRALVEVLAFFPVYRAYVNNEYVTDKDTAYIKETIEAAKRNAPGLSYELDFMKKFLLLEFDDFMDEPAKQGWIKVVMKLQQLTGPLMAKGFEDTFLYIYNRLLSLNEVGSSPDKFGISIREFNNFCLERARLWPHTMNATSTHDAKRGEDSRARLNVLSEMPKAWSERTKKWASVNYAVRPAVISKNDEYMVYQALLSAWPFNEAEVPGFRERVKDFVIKAVREAKVYTAWIKPDEIYENAVTDFAMKITDPVTGKDFLHDFLPFVKKVSFYGVLNSLSQACIKIAAPGVPDFYRGTELWEFAFVDPDNRRALDYGVIQNNAAIIKERENDPSFTAEILAKYKSGLVKQFLIFKMLNARRKEEQLFTNGGFVSLKTAGRHADKVVTFARDKDKKLAVIAAPRFTSMMVREDEMPAGEHVWGDTHIILPEDPPQVFTCAITGKTVKADGRKLYLRDVLAVFPCGLVISE
- a CDS encoding glycoside hydrolase, whose amino-acid sequence is MNKYICVHGHFYQPPRENPWLREIELQDSAFPYHDWNERITAECYAPNAASRILDEDKKIVDIVNNYSKISFNFGPTLLSWMEKKKPDVYRSIIEADILSRNYFGGHGSAIAQVYNHIIMPLASKRDKETQVRWGIADFQHRFGRYPEGMWLAETAADLETLEILAQENIKFTILAPRQASEIKEINGTEWESVSEGRVDPKRPYRCFLPSGKFIDIFFYDGPISQDIGFGGLLSSGEVLRDRLMGAFSAEETGPEIVSIATDGETYGHHQVHGDMALAYCVYEIETKQLAKITVFGEYLEKFPPQHEVRIYDNSSWSCIHGVERWKSDCGCNSGTKHGWEQKWREPLREAFDSARDKMADFYEQKAVKYSQQPWKLRDDYIKVILEPGEDSIQKLLQEHSGRKVEGKELTEAARLLELQHNALLMYTSCGWFFDEVSGIETTQIMQYAARSIQLLRQCGGPDLEPEFVNTIAKAKSNIHEYKDGARVFEKFVKPAMIDLFRVSVHFAVSSLFEEYRENPKVYCYSVNVGSFEKLEAGRQRLAIGHAYMKSDITFEEEKVSFAVLHLGDHNIVAGVRPYTTEETFNEMHGSIKEAFLSNSVQDSVRAIDERFEKYNYSLWHLFKAEQNDILNKIFQPIMNNISALYSQIYESNYQIMSVIKEKGIYVPKAFLTSVEFVLNEWMKELMETKEPQPEELGRVVTEIKKWGVEPDRNIMRMVVGGEIADIMEMALEETDGTQLMEKTKETLEVLNDMKKDINFWRAQNVYYRMGKRLYGLYSEKAASGDADAMKWLDAFNSIGELLGVKVF
- a CDS encoding fumarate hydratase is translated as MKKITTPLDAETIEDLTTGDEVLISGTIYTMRDAAHARIAEMVAKKEKLPLDFKNQIIYYCGPTPARDGNAIGSCGPTTSSRMDKFTPMLLNLGIKGMIGKGERATPVKDAIAKNKAIYFSALGGLGAEYARSVVKSEVVAFAELGPEAIYKLEVEDFYAVVIDDTKGNDLYSMFHFS